The Longimicrobium sp. genome includes the window CAGCGCGGGCACATCCCGCCGGTGATGCTGAAGCTGCGGCGCTCCTTGACCGTCTCTCCGCCGCGCTCGAGCGTCACCGCGCCCGTTCCGCTGATGGAGGCGACGTTGAACGAGAACGCCTGCGGCGAGCCGATGTGCGGCTGCCCCAGGCGGCTGAAGAGGATGCGCAGCATCGCGTTCGCATCGGTGGCGGTGCCCACCGTGGAGCGGGCGTTGGCCCCCATCCGCTCCTGGTCGATGATGATGGCCGTCGTCAGACCGTCGAGCACGTCGGCGTCCGGCCGCGCCAGGGTGGGCATGAAGCCCTGCACGAAGGCGCTGTACGTCTCGTTGATCATCCGCTGCGACTCCGCGGCGATCGTCCCGAACACCAGCGAGCTCTTGCCGGAGCCCGAGACGCCGGTGAACACCGTCAGCCGGCGCTTCGGCAGCTGGACGCTGACGTCCTTGAGGTTGTTCACGCGCGCGCCGTGCACGCGGATCAGGTCGTGGCGGTCGGCGGCGTGCGGCTGCATGGCGTCGCTCATCGTATCTCCGAGCAAAAAAAGCCTCACACAGAGACACAGAGCGAAAGGCGAGGGCACAGAGAACCCCTCACGTTGTTCTTTCGGTTTACTCTGTGGCTCTGTGTGAGGCCATCCGTTCTCATTGCTTGAAAGAGTATGGATGGCGCGGGAGAGCGTCAAGCGAGGGGCACCGCCGTCAGCTGGAGGCGTGGATCGGCTTCAGAGTGCGCAACTCGGGACGGCTCGCCGGGACGTGGTCCAGCGCCCGGATGGCCGGAAGGTATGCGGGCGGCATAAGCAGCCGCTGGACGAACGAGCGCAGGCCGGCGCGCACCAGGAGGGGATAGAAGCGGATCAGGGGGCGCAGCCACTCGGCGGGCTTCAGCCGCAGCAGGCCACGCACGTGCGCCGGAGCCAGGATCGCCTGCACCCGCAGCAGGAGATGGTACCGCCAGGGGCCGAGGTGCTTCCGGTACTGCGCGTACAGCGCATCGGTGCCATCGCCCCTGACCAGATCGCGGCGCAGGTGGAGGTCGCGATCGGCTCTCCAATCCGCGTACGTCGCCGGTAGATCGGGAATCTGGAGGCCGATGCCCACCCGGCGGAACACGTCGAAGAGCTCCTCCCGCTCGTCCGCGGTCAGGGGCCGCGCGAGCAGCTCGTGCGCCCGCTCGGAGTAGTCGATGAGCATGTAGAGCACGTCGCGGTGCGCCCAATCGGGGATGGATTCGCCACGCTCGTGCTCCACCGCCTGGTGAACGGCCACGATTCGGTCCAGGGTGCGCGCCGCGGTCAGCGCGTCCGCGAAGACGATCCCCTGCGCGTAGCCGGCCGTGGAAAAGAGCCGGTTGATGGGATCGCTCGGCAGCTTCCCGGTAAAGAACAGCCAGTCGATCGCGCGGTTGAGCGCGAACTCGGCCGCGGAGCCGGCGAAGGCGAGGAGCACCATGTCTCCATCTCCCCAGATCCGCCGCACGATGGAACCTCGATCCACGAAATCAGCCACGTTGCCCCCGGTTGATGCTGCTCAGTGCACGACGCCCCGGCGGACCTGCGCCTGGGCGGAGTCGATGTAGGCGCGGTAGCCCGCGGGGTCGATGAACGGCGCCGCCGGGTCCATTGCCGTGTCGCGCGCGGCGAACTTGCGGTACCTCCCCCACAGCCTCCCGTGCGACGTCACCCAGACGTCCGCGGGGAGGCCGCGCAGCACGCGGAAGCTGCGCTCCAGGTCCGCCCGCTGCTCCGGGTACCGCATTCCGCCCAGCACCTTGAGGCTGCACGCGCTCACCACGTTCAGCACGCGCCCGCCGTCGCGCACGGAGAACGACCAGGAGGTGCAGCCGCGTGTGTGCCCGCCCGTGATGTGCGCCGTGAGCGCGAGCGAGCCCACGCGGATCGTATCGCCGTCGTTGAAGCGGTGGTCGACGCGCGCGGCCGGATAACCGATCAGGCCGCTCCACATGAGCGCTCGCAGCGGCAGGAACAGGGCCCGGTCGTCGCCGCCGGATTCGATGACTTCCGCGCTGGCATCGCTGGCCCACAGCTCGGCGCCGGACATCCGCTGCAGCTCCGCGAGCCCGCCCGCGTGATCGCCGTGCGGCTCCGAGTTCAGCAGCACCTTTACGTCCTTGATGTCGAAGCCGAGCTCCTTGATGCTCGCCGCGATCATCGTCGCTGTCCCGGGATAGCCGCCGTCGATCACTACGTGCCCCTCCGGCCCCGCGATCAGAAACGCCGCGATGTCGTTCGCCCCGACGTAGTAGAAGTTGCCGGCGATGCGGAACGGCTTGGCGTACTTCTGCCCGCCACGATCCGAGCTCTCCTTCCAGTTCGTGACGAGGAACACGACCAGGACGGAGACGACTCCGAACAGGATCACCAGCCAGCGCTTGTCAGGGTGGCGCAACAGTCGCGCTCCGGCTCATGGGGAATTGGCTACAGCTCACAATCAAAGTACTCTACAATACAAAGTACGTCAACAGCGCGGCCTGGTGTCCTGCCCGCGCCGCTCCCGCAACTTCCGCCAGCGCCTTACCTTCAACATTCACGCATCCCGCACCAGAAGGAACAAGAATGTCACGCAAAGGCGCAAAGACGCGAAGGAAAGACACGGAACCTCTTTCTTTGCGCCTTTGCGCCTTCGCGTGAGACCTTTTCCTCCGATGCCCGCGGATTCGTGAGAAACGGCATGAGCACCACCCGCGAAGACGAATGGCTGTGGGGCTGGGATACCACACCCGGCATCGTCTCCGTGTGGGCGGATGCGAACGGGCGCGCGTTCGTCTGGCGGCGGCTCAAGGAAACGGGCGCGCTGGTGCAGGAGGAGGAGCGGTTCCGGCCCTGGATCCTGCTCGACGGATTGGACGACCTGCGACACCTCGGCCCGCGGCTCGGGCCCGAGGGCACGCCGGACGCGCGCGTCTGGTACCGCGCGCTGGAGGGGCCGGGCGAGCTGCGCTTCCTGGTCTCCGCACGGAGCGGCGCGGAGCTGGCCAGGGCGGTGCTGCACGGAGCCTCCCGCCGCCTCAACCGACCGGTTGACCACCTGCGAGCGCTGGGCGCGGACCATGTGCTCGCGCTGCCGCCAGAAGAGCAGTACCTGGTGGCCACCGGGCGCACGTACTTCCGCGGCCTCGCCTTCGACGACCTGCACCGGCTGCAGTTCGACCTGGAGACGACGGGGCTGGATGCCACGCGCGACCGCATCTTCATGGTCGCCGTGCGCGATCCGGCGGGCGAGACGCACGTGCTGGAGGCGGATGGCAGCGGCGACGCGGCCGAGGCGGAGCTGATCCGGCGGCTGGTGGCGACGGTGCGCGCGGCCGACCCGGACGTGATCGAGAACCACAACCTGCACGGCTTCGACCTCCCCTTCCTGGCCGAGCGCGCGCGCAGGCTGGGCGTGCCGCTCCCGCTGGGGCGCCTGGCGGGCGTGGGCCTGCGCGAGCGCGCCGCCCGCCGCGGCACCGTGCGCGGCGACGAGGGGCGGCGCGTGCGGCTGCTGGCACCCGGGCGCGAGCTGATCGACACGATGGACGCGGTGATCCGCTACGACTTCTCGGCGCGCGAGCTGCCGGGGCACGGCCTCAAAGCGGTCGCGCGGCACTTCGGGGTGGCGGCGCCGGAGCGGGAGTACGTGCCCGGGAGCCAGGTGTACGCCGTCTACCGCCGCCACCCGGAGCGCGTGCGGCGGTACGCGTCCGACGACGTGGAGGAGGTCGCGGCGCTGGCGCGGCTGCTGGGGGGCGCGGCGTTCGCGCTGGCGCGCATGGCACCGCGCCGCTACGAGCGCCTGGCCGACGCGGGACCGGCCACGGGGGTGATCGACCCGCTCCTGGTGCGGGCCTACCTGCGCGCGGGCGCGGCGCTCCCGGCGCACCGGCCGGGCGACCACACCCCACACCGGGGGGCGGCGCTGCACCTCTTCGCCACCGGCGTCGCGTGGCGTGTGGTCAAGGCGGACGTGGCCAGCCTGTACCCGTCGCTGATGCGCGCCTACCGCATCGGCCCGGAGCATGACCATCTGGGCGCGCTGCTGGCGCTGGTGGACCGGCTGGTGGAGCACCGCCTGGCCGCCAAGACCAGCGCCCGGGCGGCGCCCCCCAACTCGGCGGAGCGGCACACGCACGAGGCGGTCTCGGCGGCGATGAAGGTGGTCGTCAACTCCGCGTACGGCTACCTGGCGGCCCCCGGCCTGACGCGCTTCGCCGACGTGCACGCCGCCAACGAGGTGACGCGACGCGGCCGCGACACTCTGGCGCTGATGTGCCGCGAGCTGGCCGCGCGCGGAGTCACGCTGCTGGAGGCGGACACGGACGGCGTGTACTTCGCCGTCCCCGAGGGGTGGAGCGAGGCGGACGAGCGGCGCGTGGTGGCGGAGGTGGGGGCGCTCCTCCCGCCGCTCGTGCAGCTGGAGTTCGAGGGGCGCTACGCGGCGATGCTCTCGCACGAGCCCAAGAACTACGCGCTGCTGGGCTACGACGGCACACTGACGCTCCGCGGCGTCGCCTTCCGCAGCAGCCGCTCGGAGGCGTTCGGGGAAGCCTTTCTGCGCCGCGCCCTCGAACGCCTCTTCGCGGGCGACCTGGCCGGCGTGCGCGAGGCGTACCTCGCCACGGTGCGCGCCCTGCGCCGCCGCGAGCTCCCCGCCGCCCACGTCGCGTCGCGCATCCGGCTGACGAAGTCGCCCGACGCGTACGCCGCCACGCGCTCCAGCCGCCGCGAGCTGGCGTACGAGGCGCTCCTCGCCAGCGGCCGCACCTCGTGGCGCGTGGGCGAGCGCGTGGACGTGTACCGCACCCAGAACGGCGGCGCCGCCGTGCTGCCGCAGGACGAAGCCGCGCGGGCCGCGCCGCGCGACTACGATGCGGAGCATTACGCGCGCGTGCTCCGCACCCACTTCGCCGCCCGCCTCGCCCGCGCCCTCACTCCCGAGGACTTCTCCACCCTCTTCGCGGGCCCGGACCAGCTCTCCCTCTTCGCCCCCTCCGCCGCCGAAATGCGCCCCGTCCTCTCCGCGACAGGCGCGACCGTCTAACCCCTCCTTCCTTTCTCTCCGTTTCCCTCCGCGGCTCTGTGTGACGCGCGGTTTCGAGCCGCCCGCATACGCCGGAATCGTTTCTGTTGACACCGACAGGAACATCCCTCACTTTACTGTAGACGCCTATAGGAACCCACCCGCCGAGCCGACCGTGAACCCACGCCCGCACATCGACGCCCTCAGGGGCTCGCTCGACCTGCTCGTCCTCAAGACGCTCTCCCTGGCGCCGATGCACGGGTGGGGGATCAGCCAGCGCGTGCAGCAGATCACACAGGGAGTGCTCGAGGTGAACCAGGGGTCGCTCTACCCGGCGCTGCAGCGGCTGGAAAAGGACGGCTTCATCACGAGCGAGTGGGGCGTGACGGAGAACAACCGCCGCGCCCGCTACTACCGCCTCACCGCCGCCGGCAGCAACGCGCTCGGCACGGAGCTGGAGAGCTGGCGGAAGTTCGCCGCCGGCCTCGAAGCCGTCCTCCGCACCTCCTGACCGACGCCCCCGCAAACGCCACCTCCGGAGCACCCCAATGAGATGGATCGACGGAATCCGCGCGCGCCTCGGCCTGCTCTTCGGCGGGCGCGCGGCCGAGGAGCGGATGGACGAGGAGATCGGCTTCCACATCGAGATGGAGACGGAGCGGCTCGTCCGCGAGGAGGGGCTGGAGCCGGTGGAGGCGCGGCGGCGGGCGCTGATCGCGTTCGGTGGGGTGGAGGGGCACAAGGAGGCGCTGCGCGACGGGCGGGGGCTGGCGTGGCTCAGCGGGCTGTCGCTCGACTTCAAGCTCGGCTTCAGGATGCTGGTGAAGTATCCCGGGCTCACGGTAGTCGGCGGGCTGGCGATGGCGTTCGCAATCTGGGCCGGCTCCGTCACCTTTGTGCTGGTGGGCCAGTTCCTGAACCCGGCGCTCCCCCTTCCCGACGCCGAGCGGATCGTGCGCATCCGGACCTGGGACGCCTCGGCGAACGAGGAGGAGCCGCGTGCCCTGAGCGACTTCCTCGCATGGCGCGGCGGCCTGCGCTCGGTGACCGATCTCGGCGCCTACCGCGACGTCTCGCTCAACCTGATTGCCGGCGGAGACGCGGACCGCCCGCTGCGCGCGGCGGAGATCAGCGCTTCGGCGTTCCGCATCGCCCCCGCGCCGCCGCTCCTGGGCCGCGCCCTGGTGCCGGGAGACGAGCGGACGGGTGCGCCGCCGGTGGCCGTGCTGGGCTACGAGGTGTGGCGGACGCGCTTCGCGGGCGACGCGGGCGTCGTGGGGCGCACCGTGCGGCTCGGCGACACGCAGGCGACGGTGGTCGGCGTGATGCCGAAAGGATTCGGGTTTCCCGTATCGCACGAGCTGTGGACGCCGTTCAAGCCGGACGCCATCGTCCCGGCACCGCGCGAGGGGCCGGGCATCGAGGTCTTCGGCCGCCTGGCGCCGGGCGTCACCATGCAGCAGGCGAGAACGGAGCTGGCCGCCATGGGCCGCCGCGCCGCCGCCGAGTGGCCAGACACGCACCGCCACCTGCAGCCGCACCTCACGGGATACACGGACCCGTTCCCCGTGTCGCAGGCGGACATGGCCCTCATGGGCTCGTTCAACGTGTTCGCCATCATGCTCCTGGTCGTCATCTGCTCCAACGTGGCGCTGCTGCTCTTTGCGCGCGCGGCCGGGCGCGAGTCCGAGCTGGTGGTGCGCAGCGCGCTGGGCGCCAGCCGCGGCCGCATCGTGGCGCAGCTCGTGGCCGAGGCGCTCGTGCTGGGGGCCGTGGCGGCCGTGGTGGGGCTGGCCCTGGCGCAGCTCGCGCTCCGCGATTGGGGCATCGAGTTCCTGGAGCGCAACCTGGGGGCGCTCCCCTTCTGGTTCGACGTGAACCTGTCGCCCGCCGCCGTGCTCTACGCCTGCGTGCTCACCCTGCTCGGCGCCGCCATCGCCGGCATGGTGCCCGCGCGCAAGATCACCCGCGGCCTGGGCTCGAGCCTCAAGCAGGGCACGGGCGGTGGCGGCGGGGTGCGGTTTGGAGGGGTGTGGACGGCGGTGATCGTCATGCAG containing:
- a CDS encoding PadR family transcriptional regulator; amino-acid sequence: MNPRPHIDALRGSLDLLVLKTLSLAPMHGWGISQRVQQITQGVLEVNQGSLYPALQRLEKDGFITSEWGVTENNRRARYYRLTAAGSNALGTELESWRKFAAGLEAVLRTS
- a CDS encoding ABC transporter permease; translation: MRWIDGIRARLGLLFGGRAAEERMDEEIGFHIEMETERLVREEGLEPVEARRRALIAFGGVEGHKEALRDGRGLAWLSGLSLDFKLGFRMLVKYPGLTVVGGLAMAFAIWAGSVTFVLVGQFLNPALPLPDAERIVRIRTWDASANEEEPRALSDFLAWRGGLRSVTDLGAYRDVSLNLIAGGDADRPLRAAEISASAFRIAPAPPLLGRALVPGDERTGAPPVAVLGYEVWRTRFAGDAGVVGRTVRLGDTQATVVGVMPKGFGFPVSHELWTPFKPDAIVPAPREGPGIEVFGRLAPGVTMQQARTELAAMGRRAAAEWPDTHRHLQPHLTGYTDPFPVSQADMALMGSFNVFAIMLLVVICSNVALLLFARAAGRESELVVRSALGASRGRIVAQLVAEALVLGAVAAVVGLALAQLALRDWGIEFLERNLGALPFWFDVNLSPAAVLYACVLTLLGAAIAGMVPARKITRGLGSSLKQGTGGGGGVRFGGVWTAVIVMQVALTVAFPAVTFTVQREAVRVRSLDAGFASQEYLRVQLDTEMGADSAARMARFAATVETLRRRLESEPGVAGATFVDVVPLDHHRGRRIELDAPSGPAAAAGPPLANPLVRTASIDPSYFDVLKAPVLAGRGFGAADLGLDAHVVIVDQGFVDRMLQGRSPVGRHVRFLKRGEQTPDPSAPWYEIVGVVRDLGMTSALDEERAAGVYLPAAPGGDLPLNMIVHVPGDPMSLAPRIREIAAEVDPMLRLTELQPLDQVTSAMLWLLGMWFKITLLLTGVVLLLSLAGIYAVLSFTVARRTREIGVRVALGAPRARVVAAIFRKPLTQVGAGIMIGFILVTAAAYVAVGHRPDGAPRDPDAALTLGNIALLVANALVMLAICMLACVVPTRRALRVQPSEALRAD
- a CDS encoding ribonuclease H-like domain-containing protein, which codes for MSTTREDEWLWGWDTTPGIVSVWADANGRAFVWRRLKETGALVQEEERFRPWILLDGLDDLRHLGPRLGPEGTPDARVWYRALEGPGELRFLVSARSGAELARAVLHGASRRLNRPVDHLRALGADHVLALPPEEQYLVATGRTYFRGLAFDDLHRLQFDLETTGLDATRDRIFMVAVRDPAGETHVLEADGSGDAAEAELIRRLVATVRAADPDVIENHNLHGFDLPFLAERARRLGVPLPLGRLAGVGLRERAARRGTVRGDEGRRVRLLAPGRELIDTMDAVIRYDFSARELPGHGLKAVARHFGVAAPEREYVPGSQVYAVYRRHPERVRRYASDDVEEVAALARLLGGAAFALARMAPRRYERLADAGPATGVIDPLLVRAYLRAGAALPAHRPGDHTPHRGAALHLFATGVAWRVVKADVASLYPSLMRAYRIGPEHDHLGALLALVDRLVEHRLAAKTSARAAPPNSAERHTHEAVSAAMKVVVNSAYGYLAAPGLTRFADVHAANEVTRRGRDTLALMCRELAARGVTLLEADTDGVYFAVPEGWSEADERRVVAEVGALLPPLVQLEFEGRYAAMLSHEPKNYALLGYDGTLTLRGVAFRSSRSEAFGEAFLRRALERLFAGDLAGVREAYLATVRALRRRELPAAHVASRIRLTKSPDAYAATRSSRRELAYEALLASGRTSWRVGERVDVYRTQNGGAAVLPQDEAARAAPRDYDAEHYARVLRTHFAARLARALTPEDFSTLFAGPDQLSLFAPSAAEMRPVLSATGATV
- the bla gene encoding subclass B3 metallo-beta-lactamase, with product MRHPDKRWLVILFGVVSVLVVFLVTNWKESSDRGGQKYAKPFRIAGNFYYVGANDIAAFLIAGPEGHVVIDGGYPGTATMIAASIKELGFDIKDVKVLLNSEPHGDHAGGLAELQRMSGAELWASDASAEVIESGGDDRALFLPLRALMWSGLIGYPAARVDHRFNDGDTIRVGSLALTAHITGGHTRGCTSWSFSVRDGGRVLNVVSACSLKVLGGMRYPEQRADLERSFRVLRGLPADVWVTSHGRLWGRYRKFAARDTAMDPAAPFIDPAGYRAYIDSAQAQVRRGVVH
- a CDS encoding oxygenase MpaB family protein translates to MADFVDRGSIVRRIWGDGDMVLLAFAGSAAEFALNRAIDWLFFTGKLPSDPINRLFSTAGYAQGIVFADALTAARTLDRIVAVHQAVEHERGESIPDWAHRDVLYMLIDYSERAHELLARPLTADEREELFDVFRRVGIGLQIPDLPATYADWRADRDLHLRRDLVRGDGTDALYAQYRKHLGPWRYHLLLRVQAILAPAHVRGLLRLKPAEWLRPLIRFYPLLVRAGLRSFVQRLLMPPAYLPAIRALDHVPASRPELRTLKPIHASS